A region of the Octopus bimaculoides isolate UCB-OBI-ISO-001 chromosome 15, ASM119413v2, whole genome shotgun sequence genome:
AGTGACGAcaggggaggcgcaatggcccagtggttagggcaacggactcgcggtcataggatcgcggtttcgattccccgaccgggtgttgtgcgtgtttattgagctaaaacacctaaagctccacgaggctccggcagggtatggtggtgaaccctgctgtactctttcaccacaactctctctcactcttacttcctgtttctgttgtgcctgtaattcaaagggtcagccttgtcacactgtgtcacgctgaatatccccgagaactacgttaatggtacacgtgcactgtggagtgctcagccacttgcaNNNNNNNNNNtattgagctaaaacacctaaagctccacgaggctccggcagggtatggtggtgaaccctgctgtactctttcaccacaactctctctcactcttacttcctgtttctgttgtgcctgtaattcaaagggtcagccttgtcacactgtgtcacgctgaatatccccgagaactacgttaatggtacacgtgcactgtggagtgctcagccacttgcacgtttatttcacgagcaggctgttccgttgatcgaattaactggaaccctcgacgtcgtaagcgacggagtgccaacaacaacagtgaagaCAGGGCTCCTGCGATTCCGAGAGCGATGCCGTCAGAAACATTAATTTGGTTAAAGCTACCCACAGTCGGAAGGTCAAAATCAATAAAGTCTTGAGAATGACCCAAAGTACCATCGAGATGATCTTAACGCTAGATTCAACGGAAAAAGTTTATTTGAACTAAACAGCTGTGAAGATGAATGAAGGTTGTAACAGTCCCATCGTCTTTGGTTTGTTATTGGATTTAATTCGTACCGATCTGTGAAGCATAGTGTGCAGTACGCGTTCGAGTGTGAAGTTCtcgtttaatatatacatgtagaagtTTATTCGTTCTGTAATTCAGCACATGCTCTTTTGGTGATCgctgaaaagaaacagaattaaCCAAATAACAGCTGGAAGCAGCAGCTAGTCAAGAATCGGCATGAAGGTTTTGCGAATCTGTATATAGATCCAATCTCACTTGACTTTGTGAGTGTGTACTTCTGGcactccgtctgttacgacgacgacgacagttcCAGTTGAtgctatcaacggaacagcctgctcgtaaattTAACgcgcatgtggctgagcactccacagacaccgcgtacccttaacgcagttctcagggatattcaacaagacacagaatgtggcaaagctcgccttttgaaatacagaaactactcatttttgccaaatgaccagactggagcaacgcgaaataaagtggatatcgaactcacgaccttaaaatcgtgagccgaatatacTAACCACTAAAACACGCGCCTTCATTCTATACTTCTAGTTACTATATTAAATCTGTAAACTGGTGAGCCTGATCCTAATCTTTCCCAGTGCGCTGAATTTATCAACAAACTCTAGAATTTTCCAGTAGTTGCATTGGAACGCAGTATCTTAAGCTAACAAAATACTCAAGTTTATAGTGCTACTACTGCTAACATTGTTGAATTTATTGTTAGtgctgtttttttatatatatatatactccataaGTCAGGTGCTCTGGGCTATTTGAGAATTAAGTCTCTCATGTATAGACAAATTGTATCAAAATACGAACTACAAAACTTTTGATTTACTATTGTTCTTAATACCCACGATGGCTTTGATAAAGCATATACATAATCAGAGTGTGCCAGCCAcaaccatcccatcttatttGTTGACAATTTATTCAGGAGTACATCGTCCACTGTGCCATTCCCTTTTTATATTAGTAAAGTGTGCTTTGAATGGAATATAGTTGCTATTTCTGGTGTTTCCTAGTTGCCTCGAACGACATCTTGAAAATGATTGCTATGATGCCTTATTCATTCGGCCCTCCTCATTCTCTTAATATTGTAAAACAGGAACTGTTATGACCAATTTAATAGTTTTGATATAGACCGCATGACAATTTCTGTTGCCTTCAATTGCTTTTTACCACTGGGCTACAATGGTTACTAAGTCACAGTGTGCTGACTAAGTTTCTGTAAATGTCATATGTCTAAATAACGGCAGACAGTATTATAAATAGCGAAGAAAATGTGGGGTTTATGTACAACAGATAAGATAGAGGGGAGAAGGAATTTATATTTACACGTGACACTAAAATAACAATCAAACATTTCACTCTAAAACAGGGCTGAAAAAACTGTCTCACCACTGCACTTGATGTTGTTCAGCTGTAAACTGCCGGCCGTATTTATTCAACATCATGAAGTGAGGTTTTGATTGTGCTGGAGCAGGCTGCAGCTGTAGGCACAGTGAGCGCTATCAACTTCTCATATACTACcgaaagtaaacaaaccaacggtACACCCTATACATGGTCGCTTGCACGGCTAGAATTAACAGTGGAATCCCTCTCAGATTATACCATAATCTTTTTCAAAGAAAGATTCATCGCGTAAAGTAGTCCTCCTTTGAGTGTACCTTAAAAAAGACAAGATTTTGAAGGATGAGACACTTTGAGTTATCCGTTTACTCGATCAAACCTTCCCTAAGCCACCACACTTGTTGCAGAGGGGattttgtagttaagaagttagTTTCATTACTACGGAATTTCCcgttcaatctcactgcgcgaCACCTTTGACATGTATATTCCACCGTAGCCTCGGATCTACTACAGCAGTGTGCATATCAATcgggttgatagaaactgtgtggaaggaatcttgttcctttttttttgggTGGTTAACTCTGTTTAATACTATCTTCTAAACTGTGGATACCTTTAACATAGTCAAATTCCGTTGCAAACAATCGAGTCAAGTGTCGGCTCttaaaagatttcttttaattaattgtgTTTAATTACATCGCCTGTAATTTTATCACAAGTTAAACGCCTGAAAAGCCAAATACTTGTCGGTAAATTCATCGTTTTGCTTTTATATCTACAGAGTGAATGTATCCCTcttgattaataaaataactaaactaATTAATTAAACGACAAAAAAATCCATCCTACTaactggaaatattttaaaatcttgaaaAGGCGCAATGAAGAATTgcaaaatgaacaaatatataaaaagaaagttaaTAGAACAAAAATTTAAGACATTATGAATGCATACCAGCATTTGCGAAATACAGGATTAGTTAAGAGTTTCTTTCTCCTCATTTGTCTTTTTTAGAATGGTTTTTCTTTCTCTAGCTTAAAATAATCCTCTAATAACACTTTtcttgaattttgttttaaaaataaacttggaATGCTTTCAGGTAACGACGCGTATTTTGAAAATCTTTGATTATCCTTTATTTGAAGAATGGAATCTTTCccgaaatattttcattaaacaatCTATGTAACGTActacaatatattttctctttgtttttgtttaccaagATCTCTTTACAAAATTTGCCTAATTTCTCACTTGAATTGCTGAAAGGCTTTTTCAAACATTTAAATCATTTGCACACATTACAAGGTTTCAAGTAAATTATAATACACATTTAGACTTCGATTTGTTTTTCAtctatatattttgaatacatttCACATCAATAATTTTtcgtatttgaatttattcttctttGATAAGAAATACGACGTACTTAATCTGTcaataaaactttaaataaataaataatgtttaatgaCGCATTTACTCAACGaataaaagttttcaaaatgttaacTGGTGTAATTATTCTGACGATAAAATCTTTAAGTAATTTAGCAACCATTTTACGATTAAAAAAAGAAGCTTGCAAATTTATCGCCGACCTATTAGGCACAATATGTAAATTATCTTACGATAAAACTACAGGCTATGTATGTTACTGCTATGAACTTTTCGGACACCGTTCGTCTAAAAATAAGTTCACAGGCGCTCTTCTCTTCTGAGTAAGTCACTTAAAAAAGGCACCGTATGTAAAACAGTATGAACATTCataaaattaattgtaataaaatttcaGAAAGACTATTTACGTACAATTGACGTCCTGTATCACTATAAACTTGGCATagcgaaggtttctgctcggtggttGCCACGTCTTCTGGGCTGATCAGgtcacgggaaaatctgacattgtttgaggcagatccaactGTTTTCTTGGACGGTTTTCTAAGCCAAGATGAATGTTGTCTTCAACTCTTTGAGCTAGAAACAAAGAGGTAATCCTTGAAGTGGAAACGCcctctcctcacctgctccaaagaactccaaggtcgtttcatctgcagggacgGTGATTTGTGGGggtgcaaaaggcattgtgttcaTTGCCTATCTCCAAAAGGGCCacgccatcaatggagagtactatgccaacttacaGAGGCatttacgaaaggctatcaagaccaaacgctaAGAAAAACGGACGAAAGGGATCTTGTTTCGTTAGGacaatgcttcagcacacaaACCATTGGTTTCAATGACTGCTGTCCATAACTGTGGATTCGAACTGGTTGAACATCGACCCTATTCTCCTGATTCGGCTgcatctgactatcatctattCCCCGATATGAAAAGACACTTGGCTGGGAATAAGTGTCGCTGTGAGAATGAAGTCATATTTGCTGTTGACTTTTTTGGCCAACAGGGTGAAAGCTTCCTCACCAACGGAATCCAAGCACTTCAACATCAATGGAAGAAgtgtatagacagacaggcagactgacagacagacagacagacagacaggaggtGCACGGCTTAGTGATTGCATAAATtctgtgttggcactccgtcgcttacgacgtggagggttccagctgatccgatcaacggaacagcctgctcgtgaaattaacgtgcaagtggctgagcactccacagacacgtgtacccttaatgtagttctcggggatattcagcatgacacagtgtgacaaggctgaccctttgaaatacaggtacaacagaaacaggaagtaagagtgagagaaagttgtattgaaagagtacagcagggtgcaccaccatcccctgccggagcctcgtggtgcttttaggtgatttcgctcattaaacactcacaacgcccggtctgggaatcgaaaccgcgatcctatgaccgcgagtccgctgccctaaccactgggccattacgcctccacgaTTGCATAAAttacaaagagaataaaatacaatatttaatgtgaaaGACGCAGCCAAATGACAGAAAGTGATTAAATGCTAAATagtatttagtttcttttatttcggagttcaaatcttgtccaaGTTGACTTTAAATCGGTTATCCCCTATATTCTATAAATTTGTGATATACTACCAACTCAATTCCACACTATATTCTTGAATaacgtaatttttttttgttgtttttcagatGACGGAAAAAGAATGCAATTGGAAACTATGCGGTTCTGTGTTCTTTATTTTCACACTTGGTCTAATTGTAGGCTTTGTGActttttcaattctgtcagtgATCGAGTTAAAGCGATTACGTGCTGAAGTGTGTAACGAAGGTCTTGCCAGTTATATAATCGCTAATCCAGAGAAACCTGTAATATTTGCGGATTTATCACCCAAAGAAATACGTTCAGTATTCGATTACATTAAAAACCAGTCTGATTTAAATATCGTACATCCAGAAAAAGTTAACAGTATTAATGTTAGTTACGTGAATAATATTGAATTAATGTTACCCAAGAAATCTGAAGTTGTTGCTTATTTAGAAGGTAGGGCTGAACAGCCGCAAAGAAACGCTAAAGTTGTTATCTTTCGTGGAGACAAAAGAAAGCCTGTTGTTGAGGAGTATAATGTCGGCCCACTACCTGAGCCGACACAGCATACCTTACAAACAACAATCCCATTTTCTTTTAGACCTGCTAGCGAGACAGAGTGGTTCATTGAAAACGACCGATTTATTCAAAAATTAGAACGAGATTTGGGTAGAATAATGAGAGAAAGTTACGGTTCTTCCTTGTTAAACTGTGGAGACCGATGCTTGACATTCTATTTGGCAACACCTGTTTCTTCCGCCATTACTAGAACCGAAGAAAGACTGAAGTGGATCATGCTTTCCTATCAGATGGAATATTCTTCTCTGTATCCTTTGGACATGAATATTTTATTGGATTTAACAGGGAACGATCCGATGGATTTCTCGATAAGGGCAATTTGGTACGAAGGACAACTGTTCAAAACTATCACTGAATTTGTTGACCGTTATCAAAACGATCCATCTGTTAAAAAAGTGCGGAGGAAATTTCCGGTTAAGAATGGAAACTTATTTTCTACAGCAAATTTACGAGGCGAAACCTTTCCAACTACAGGTCAACGCCGTGTTTACCAAACAGAGCCAGACGGTAAAAGGTACCGGGTTGTTGGATCAgaaattgaatatatgaaatggaAATTTATCTATAGACTATCCCCAGTTACCGGGCCTCAATTATTTAATATACGCTATCAGGAAGAACGAATTATCTATGAACTTAGTCTCCAAGAAGTAGCTGTCCATTATTCAGGACAAAATCCAGGAACAATGCTTGCTAATTATTATGATAGCTTTGCTATGTACGGCAAAGCAAATAACGGTCTGATACCAGGTGCCGATTGCCCAGAACATTCTTTGATGATCCCAACTTACTATTTTTCTCAACGAAGTAAAGACATAGTTGAAAAGAACCAATTTTCAATCTGTGTTTTCGAACAAAACACTGGGATTCCTCTGCGACGTCACCATTCTTCAACAAAACAATCAGGAAGATTCTATACAGGAATGATGGATGATGTTTTGGTCTTTCGAACAATCACAACTGTGATCAACCGCGATTATATTTTTGACTTTGTTTTCCACCAGAACGGAGCAGTGGAAGTTCGCAGCATTCCCACAGGTTATATAATGGGGACCTACCCTAAAAACGATGAAAAACGTTACGGTAGTCACCTCCATAAACACTTACACGGAAATATTCACCAGTATTTATTCAATTACCGAATTGATATAGACATCAAAGGGATCAAAAATCGATTTGAAATGTTAAATATTGAAGGTGATAAAACTGAGAACCGAAAATGGGGAggtgaaaaatattattatcaaaataaatttaggAGAAAACTTGTTTCTACAGAAAAGGAGGCTGCGTACAAATTTGACTTTTCTAAACCGAAATATTTAGTCTTTAGCAACGACAAATTTAGAACCGAACAAGGTATTCCTAGATCATATAGAATCCAAATTAATTCAATGAGCAAAGAATTATTACCCCTTGATCGCAGCACGGAACGAAGTCGATCCTGGAGTCGATACCAATTAGCAGTAACTGTCCATAAAGACAATGAGACTCGAAGCAGTTCTGAATATGTAACGTATGATGGCCTGAACCCACTTGTTGACTTTCAGAAATATATGGATGATGACGAGAGCATTGTTGATCAGGTAAGAATCTTCTTTCGATAGTAGGTAACTTACAAGATAAGCCGAGGTCTAATCAAACCCAAATATATCCACATTTGTTGCTGTTTTACTGAACATTACACTGATTACATACAGCattctttattaaataaattttgattaattaaaatttcaaggtggcgagctggtaaaaTGCTTGGAGGTATTTCCctcccacaaatttgaggccttgtgattccagtagaaaggattattattatcattattattattactattattcagtagttttattcttataacgtgctttcacttcactaccgagcgcagctctgtgtgccttgggtatggagccagtgcatgccatcaaagtgacactgggttaaaatatacaaagcccagtatacccattgtggaggagcgtggcttagtggttagggtgtcagcatcatgatcgtaagattgtggtttcgattcctggaccgggcggcgcgttgtgttcttgagcaaaacacttcatttcacgttgctccagtccactcaggaaaccgggcccatgagcctggcttggctttaaaagggcacataaaaaaataaagtataccAACCATGAGTACCcgtgtgataagggtacaccaggcacatgcatcacaaccatatgtgcacgacatggtgttttcatatgaaaataaacatcGCATGAGCttccaggtggggcccagtttcttcaggttgagtagcccatcctgctgaaaaggtccctgaataaggtttgtttaagtatGTTACCagaggtaaattatccaaactccaaataattcctctcaacacatggctatgatgctgtgccactacttctgctcatgatcagagatgcagatATCCTCAGCCTCAAAgtgacatgctcaaatggttatggtgaaacaactgacaagcaaatctgtggtattgagcggaatatttgttgtagcccatcttttatgtatgattattattattattgagtgagagagcagtgcatgccatcaaagtgacactggggtaaaatatacgaagcccattatacccatcatgactacccgtctgataagggtacaccaggcacatgcatcacaaccatatgtacgcgacatgatgatctcatatcaagataaacagcgcatgatctcgcaggtgaggcccagttagaattttctccaggtcgagtagtccatcccgctcaaaaggtcccttattattattattattattattattattattattattattattattattattattattatta
Encoded here:
- the LOC106880971 gene encoding putative amine oxidase [copper-containing] encodes the protein MTEKECNWKLCGSVFFIFTLGLIVGFVTFSILSVIELKRLRAEVCNEGLASYIIANPEKPVIFADLSPKEIRSVFDYIKNQSDLNIVHPEKVNSINVSYVNNIELMLPKKSEVVAYLEGRAEQPQRNAKVVIFRGDKRKPVVEEYNVGPLPEPTQHTLQTTIPFSFRPASETEWFIENDRFIQKLERDLGRIMRESYGSSLLNCGDRCLTFYLATPVSSAITRTEERLKWIMLSYQMEYSSLYPLDMNILLDLTGNDPMDFSIRAIWYEGQLFKTITEFVDRYQNDPSVKKVRRKFPVKNGNLFSTANLRGETFPTTGQRRVYQTEPDGKRYRVVGSEIEYMKWKFIYRLSPVTGPQLFNIRYQEERIIYELSLQEVAVHYSGQNPGTMLANYYDSFAMYGKANNGLIPGADCPEHSLMIPTYYFSQRSKDIVEKNQFSICVFEQNTGIPLRRHHSSTKQSGRFYTGMMDDVLVFRTITTVINRDYIFDFVFHQNGAVEVRSIPTGYIMGTYPKNDEKRYGSHLHKHLHGNIHQYLFNYRIDIDIKGIKNRFEMLNIEGDKTENRKWGGEKYYYQNKFRRKLVSTEKEAAYKFDFSKPKYLVFSNDKFRTEQGIPRSYRIQINSMSKELLPLDRSTERSRSWSRYQLAVTVHKDNETRSSSEYVTYDGLNPLVDFQKYMDDDESIVDQDLVVWVTLGSYRIPHMEDLPVIPTVGEHHSFFLLPFNYFNEDPSVGSRNAIRMERLNNGKLKIERYGVSNKQQCVPKSSKFDDTVTRNPNLMFGA